One Cicer arietinum cultivar CDC Frontier isolate Library 1 chromosome 8, Cicar.CDCFrontier_v2.0, whole genome shotgun sequence DNA segment encodes these proteins:
- the LOC140919010 gene encoding disease resistance protein RPP4-like, with protein sequence MLSIQIIHLDRPSTKVVIDLNGKAFEKMKNLKTLIIKSGSFSKGSMHLPRDLRVFKWQTYHSECIPSNLFNKIFIDMKILKFNRCKYLTDIPDVSSLPNLEKISFKYCKNLITIHNSIGFLSKLKVLNAKDCDKIMSFPPLKLTSLKKLGISGCKSLLNFPEILDKMEYIEFIFQN encoded by the exons atgctCAG TATTCAAATTATACATTTGGACCGCCCCTCAACTAAAGTTGTTATAGATTTGAATGGAAAAGCCTTCGAGAAGATGAAAAATCTCAAAACACTTATCATTAAGAGTGGTTCTTTTTCCAAAGGCTCAATGCATTTGCCACGTGATTTGAGAGTATTTAAATGGCAAACATATCATTCAGAGTGTATACCATCTAACTTATTCAACAAG ATCTTCATagatatgaaaattttgaaatttaaccgTTGTAAATACTTAACAGACATACCAGACGTCTCCTCTCTtccaaatttagaaaaaatttcattcaaatattgtaaaaatttaattacaattcaCAATTCGATTGGATTTTTAAGTAAACTTAAAGTCTTGAATGCTAAGGATTGTGACAAGATCATGAGTTTTCCACCCTTGAAGTTGACTTCTCTTAAAAAACTAGGAATTAGTGGTTGTAAGAGTCTCTTGAATTTTCCAGAAATATTGGACAAGATGGAATATATAGAATTCATTTTCCAGAATTAG
- the LOC105851187 gene encoding TMV resistance protein N-like, with protein sequence MVLDQRDILNRVVTYASGLQLALEVVGSNLYGKDIQEWKSLLDEYERIPNKDIQEILLVSYNNLSELHQNVFLDIACCFKGYCLKEVENILSAHHGLCMKYQIGLLVDKSLIKINEVKYVTLHNLIEMMGKEIVRKESVIELGECSRLWFYKDIVHVLTENTQLHEAGETAVCFLSIGDEMIPNWFEHQSKGGISFWFCNRIPSFAIFVSTKKEYGCIYPPVEYG encoded by the exons ATggtcctcgatcaaagag ATATTTTAAATCGTGTGGTAACTTATGCTTCTGGCCTTCAATTGGCTTTAGAAGTAGTGGGTTCCAATTTGTATGGAAAAGATATACAAGAATGGAAATCTTTACTAGATGAGTATGAAAGGATTCCAAATAAAGATATCCAAGAGATACTTTTAGTAAGCTATAATAATTTAAGTGAATTACATCAAAATGTTTTTCTTGACATTGCATGTTGCTTCAAAGGATATTGCTTGAAAGaggttgaaaatatattatctGCTCATCATGGTCTTTGCATGAAATATCAAATTGGACTGTTAGTTGATAAATCTCTTATTAAGATTAATGAGGTCAAATATGTGACATTACATAACTTGATTGAGATGATGGGAAAAGAAATTGTCCGAAAAGAATCAGTCATAGAGCTTGGAGAATGCAGTAGGTTGTGGTTCTACAAAGATATTGTTCATGTTTTAACAGAAAATACG CAACTGCATGAAGCCGGAGAAACCGCTGTTTGTTTTCTGTCGATAGGAGATGAGATGATTCCAAATTGGTTTGAGCACCAAAGCAAAGGAGGGATATCTTTTTGGTTTTGTAACAGGATTCCTTCATTTGCAATTTTCGTATCTACTAAGAAGGAATATGGATGCATTTATCCGCCCGTtgaatatggatag